One genomic segment of Arthrobacter sp. JZ12 includes these proteins:
- a CDS encoding dihydrodipicolinate synthase family protein, giving the protein MTSLYLPTAQGSLERYELAAPSAWAKPTAPLTARHAYAAAHVIPEVTADNTPGAPAVLDWDRTLNYRRELWSYGLGVADAMDTAQRGMGLDWAATQELIRRSGAEAAAIVGSNAPATSGKTVRDLLACGAGTDQLDLATLPTGRAGLNAVVEAYREQIKVVSDAGAKVILMASRALAAVAEGPADYKYVYGILLAEVDEPVILHWLGTMFDPALAGYWGSDDVDTATGIFLDLIRSQPGKVDGVKVSLLDAAHETSLRAALPEGVRLYTGDDFNYPELIHGDGTHYSDALLGIFAAIYPAASAALQAYDDGNGDRGRAILDSTRDLGKHIFSSPTFYYKTGVAFLSWVNGHQPGFQMVGGLHSGRSVMHLADTFRLADKAGLLVDPEVAAHRFEWLLASYGVGA; this is encoded by the coding sequence ATGACCTCGCTCTACCTGCCCACCGCCCAGGGCTCGCTGGAACGGTATGAGCTCGCGGCACCCAGCGCCTGGGCCAAGCCGACTGCGCCGCTCACGGCACGCCATGCGTACGCCGCAGCGCACGTCATCCCTGAAGTGACCGCCGACAACACCCCTGGCGCCCCCGCCGTCCTCGACTGGGACCGCACTCTCAACTACCGCCGGGAACTGTGGTCCTACGGTCTCGGCGTTGCCGACGCCATGGACACCGCCCAGCGGGGCATGGGCCTGGACTGGGCGGCCACGCAGGAACTGATCCGCCGCTCGGGAGCTGAAGCTGCCGCCATCGTTGGTTCCAACGCCCCGGCCACCAGCGGCAAGACCGTCCGCGACCTGCTCGCCTGCGGTGCCGGCACCGACCAGTTGGACCTGGCTACCCTGCCCACAGGCCGTGCCGGCCTGAACGCCGTCGTCGAGGCCTACCGCGAGCAGATCAAGGTGGTGTCCGACGCCGGCGCGAAGGTCATCCTGATGGCCTCCCGCGCGCTCGCGGCAGTGGCGGAAGGCCCGGCGGACTACAAGTACGTCTATGGCATCCTCCTGGCCGAGGTCGATGAACCGGTGATCCTGCACTGGCTCGGCACCATGTTCGACCCGGCGCTCGCGGGCTACTGGGGCAGCGACGACGTCGACACCGCCACCGGCATCTTCCTGGACCTCATCCGCAGCCAGCCCGGCAAGGTGGACGGCGTGAAAGTCTCCCTCCTCGACGCCGCGCATGAGACGTCACTGCGCGCGGCCCTGCCTGAGGGCGTCCGCCTCTACACCGGCGACGACTTCAATTACCCCGAACTCATCCACGGCGACGGAACGCACTACTCGGACGCCCTGCTGGGCATCTTCGCGGCGATCTACCCGGCCGCTTCGGCGGCGCTGCAGGCGTACGACGACGGCAACGGCGACCGCGGTCGGGCCATCCTGGACTCCACACGCGACCTGGGCAAGCACATCTTCAGCTCGCCCACGTTCTACTACAAGACCGGCGTCGCGTTCCTGTCCTGGGTGAACGGGCACCAGCCCGGCTTCCAGATGGTCGGCGGCCTGCACTCCGGGCGCTCGGTGATGCACCTTGCTGACACCTTCCGGCTGGCGGACAAGGCCGGCCTGCTGGTCGACCCGGAGGTAGCCGCGCACCGCTTCGAGTGGCTGCTCGCAAGCTACGGAGTCGGCGCATGA
- a CDS encoding alpha-ketoglutarate-dependent dioxygenase AlkB: protein MSSLLPREPVVVAPGAVHVPEWLDPERQRDVVQACREWAQGPVPMRHTRMPNGTQMSVQTVCLGWHWMPYRYSRTADDVGGAPVAPFPSWLAGLGRDAVETAYGERDESYEPDAALINFYDSTAKMGMHQDKEEQSSAPVVSLSIGDSCLFRFGNTESRGRPWTDVRLESGDLFVFGGPSRFAYHGVMKTFSGTADSALGLNGRLNITLRVTGL, encoded by the coding sequence ATGAGCTCCCTGCTTCCCCGAGAACCCGTAGTCGTCGCGCCCGGTGCGGTGCATGTCCCGGAGTGGCTGGATCCCGAACGCCAGCGCGACGTTGTCCAGGCGTGCCGCGAGTGGGCGCAGGGTCCGGTGCCGATGCGGCACACTCGCATGCCGAACGGGACGCAGATGTCCGTGCAGACTGTCTGCCTCGGCTGGCACTGGATGCCCTATCGTTACAGCCGGACAGCGGACGACGTCGGCGGCGCCCCGGTCGCTCCCTTTCCTTCGTGGTTGGCCGGGTTGGGGCGCGATGCCGTTGAGACCGCCTACGGAGAGCGGGACGAGAGCTACGAGCCGGATGCGGCGCTCATCAACTTCTACGATTCGACGGCGAAGATGGGCATGCACCAGGACAAGGAGGAACAGTCCTCCGCACCGGTTGTGTCACTGAGCATCGGAGACAGTTGCCTCTTCCGGTTCGGAAACACTGAGTCCAGGGGCCGGCCGTGGACCGACGTACGATTGGAATCCGGCGACCTGTTCGTGTTCGGCGGTCCGTCACGCTTCGCGTATCACGGCGTGATGAAGACTTTCTCAGGGACCGCCGACTCGGCGCTCGGACTCAACGGACGGCTCAACATCACCCTGCGCGTCACAGGGCTGTAG
- a CDS encoding VOC family protein gives MPAREAFPDGVPCWIDLASSDMAKAVTFYSTLLGWDAEDMGEEYGHYTKFSKDGRVVAGLIGNTEGSGFPDGWTTYFAAGDVNALAEKAALAGAELLGPPFTVSDQGSVAHAADPSGATFGLWQGDKLLGFEAHAEEGAAVWHELATRQYQQCLEFYRRIFEWETRVESDSDSFRYTTGLVDGEQEAGILDARTFLPEGVPSAWTVYFGVKDTDAAAARVRELGGTVTDDPMDSAYGRVCTVTDPTGAAFRLISV, from the coding sequence ATGCCCGCTCGCGAAGCCTTCCCTGACGGAGTGCCCTGCTGGATCGACCTCGCCAGTTCCGACATGGCGAAGGCGGTGACCTTCTATTCCACCCTGCTCGGTTGGGACGCCGAGGACATGGGGGAGGAGTACGGGCACTACACAAAGTTCTCCAAGGATGGCCGAGTGGTTGCGGGACTCATCGGCAACACGGAGGGCTCGGGATTTCCTGACGGCTGGACCACGTACTTCGCGGCCGGTGATGTGAATGCTCTCGCGGAGAAGGCGGCGCTCGCGGGCGCCGAACTGCTTGGGCCGCCGTTCACAGTGTCAGACCAGGGCAGTGTGGCGCACGCCGCGGATCCCTCGGGCGCAACGTTCGGGCTGTGGCAGGGCGACAAACTCCTCGGCTTCGAGGCGCACGCCGAAGAGGGTGCTGCGGTGTGGCACGAGCTTGCCACGCGGCAGTACCAGCAGTGCCTTGAGTTCTACCGGCGGATCTTCGAATGGGAGACCCGGGTGGAATCGGACTCGGATTCTTTCCGCTACACCACGGGGCTTGTCGACGGCGAGCAGGAGGCAGGCATCCTGGATGCCAGGACCTTCCTGCCGGAGGGGGTGCCGTCGGCGTGGACGGTGTACTTCGGCGTGAAGGACACCGACGCTGCTGCCGCCCGGGTCCGTGAGTTGGGCGGTACGGTGACGGATGACCCGATGGACTCAGCGTACGGCCGGGTATGCACCGTGACGGACCCCACCGGAGCAGCCTTCAGGCTGATCTCGGTCTAA
- a CDS encoding carbohydrate ABC transporter permease — protein sequence MVTRISFLGSILRVFMWTFLLGLVVVVVYPLLWMVLNGFKQNAELFGNPFALPISWEWQNYADAWNRGVSNYLMTSVLVTVTSTIATVFISAWAAYGLTRVNLPFNRAVVTVILGGLMLAPAVALVPLVKMFQSLGLYNTFWALLILYTAFRIPFTTFLIRAYMIDLPREIDEAAEVDGASQWTTFWRIILPMCKPILVSTVILHVLFAWNEYLFAMVFTSGTGVQTLPVGLTSLMSKHGTDYPVVFAGMVIAAIPVVLLFFLGQRYFVKGLADGIGK from the coding sequence ATGGTAACGCGCATCTCCTTCCTTGGGAGCATCCTCCGGGTCTTCATGTGGACCTTCCTGCTCGGCCTCGTTGTCGTGGTGGTCTACCCGCTTCTATGGATGGTCCTCAACGGCTTCAAACAGAATGCCGAGCTGTTCGGGAACCCGTTCGCCCTTCCTATCAGCTGGGAATGGCAGAACTATGCAGACGCCTGGAACCGGGGAGTCAGCAACTATCTGATGACCAGCGTCCTCGTGACGGTCACGTCGACGATAGCCACCGTCTTCATCAGCGCCTGGGCTGCCTACGGGCTGACACGCGTCAATCTTCCCTTCAACAGAGCCGTAGTCACAGTGATTCTGGGCGGGCTGATGTTGGCCCCGGCGGTAGCACTCGTTCCGCTCGTGAAGATGTTCCAAAGCCTGGGTCTCTACAACACCTTCTGGGCGTTGCTCATCCTCTACACAGCGTTCCGCATCCCCTTCACCACGTTCCTGATCCGGGCCTACATGATCGATCTTCCGCGAGAAATCGACGAAGCGGCCGAAGTGGACGGAGCCTCCCAGTGGACAACGTTCTGGCGCATTATTTTGCCGATGTGCAAGCCGATCCTCGTCTCGACCGTGATCCTGCACGTCCTGTTCGCCTGGAACGAGTATCTTTTCGCGATGGTTTTCACCAGCGGGACCGGCGTGCAGACCCTGCCGGTGGGCCTCACTAGTCTCATGAGCAAGCACGGGACGGACTATCCGGTGGTCTTCGCAGGCATGGTTATCGCGGCAATCCCCGTAGTGCTGCTGTTCTTCCTCGGCCAGCGCTACTTCGTGAAAGGGCTGGCAGACGGCATTGGAAAGTGA
- a CDS encoding sugar phosphate isomerase/epimerase family protein, translating to MGTNQPEHSVAIPTERVLGSNFSYQHRPFDVFLDDMAALGRRKLELWGIAPQFHIPQLDNAAIRAVRRQLSDRQLEAHCVTVEQVMYPVNIASPVDWLRNDSIALFRRAAQVCNELQAPLLFLTPGRGFEDEDLQRAWRRSVDALGEIASYAATLGVDCVLEPLQRVESNLVNDSQALRRMIDDVGASNLGAVLDTVAMAAAGETVQDYVRNLDTLIRHVHLIDGCPTGHLAWGDGDLPLGTYVAELERAGYDGYFTFELFGDGTYAFDPRPALERCLNAFDRAVEPRT from the coding sequence TTGGGAACGAATCAGCCGGAGCACTCCGTAGCCATACCAACGGAGCGGGTCTTGGGCTCGAACTTCTCCTACCAGCATCGACCGTTCGACGTGTTCCTGGACGACATGGCCGCCCTCGGTCGCCGGAAGCTGGAGCTATGGGGAATCGCCCCGCAGTTCCACATCCCGCAACTGGATAACGCTGCCATCCGGGCCGTCCGCCGTCAGCTTTCGGATCGGCAGCTCGAAGCCCACTGTGTGACCGTCGAGCAGGTGATGTATCCGGTGAATATCGCCTCCCCCGTCGACTGGCTGAGAAATGACAGCATTGCTCTGTTCCGCAGGGCAGCGCAGGTGTGTAACGAACTGCAGGCGCCTCTGCTCTTTCTGACCCCCGGCCGCGGCTTCGAGGATGAGGATCTGCAGCGCGCCTGGCGGCGGTCCGTGGATGCGTTGGGTGAGATTGCTTCGTATGCAGCCACACTCGGCGTGGACTGTGTGCTCGAGCCGCTGCAGCGGGTCGAATCGAACCTGGTGAACGATTCACAAGCCCTGCGCCGGATGATTGACGACGTCGGCGCTTCCAATCTGGGAGCGGTACTGGACACTGTTGCCATGGCTGCAGCCGGTGAGACAGTGCAGGATTACGTCAGGAACCTCGATACGCTGATCCGCCACGTCCATCTAATCGACGGATGCCCAACCGGGCATCTCGCCTGGGGCGACGGCGACCTCCCTCTCGGAACCTACGTAGCCGAGCTTGAGCGCGCCGGATACGACGGCTACTTCACCTTCGAACTCTTCGGTGACGGAACCTATGCCTTCGACCCGCGTCCGGCGCTCGAGCGGTGCCTGAACGCGTTTGACCGGGCCGTCGAACCGAGAACTTAG
- a CDS encoding mycothiol transferase — protein MSGSDVLTEAFGRIPDAVANAVDGLDAGRLAYRPALPDGSGARGNSIAWLVWHLARVQDNHVADAAGRDELWLADGWADRFNLGLPREDTGYGHGSDDVDRVQVEADLLVNYHRAVHERTLNFVRDLSETDLNRIIDTSWDPPVTLRVRLVSVIEDCMQHAGQAAYLRGLLA, from the coding sequence ATGAGTGGAAGCGACGTACTGACAGAAGCGTTCGGCCGCATTCCTGACGCGGTGGCCAACGCAGTGGACGGGCTCGACGCCGGCCGGCTCGCCTACCGCCCGGCCCTTCCTGACGGTTCCGGCGCGCGCGGCAACAGCATTGCCTGGCTGGTGTGGCACCTCGCCCGGGTGCAGGACAACCACGTGGCCGACGCCGCCGGTCGGGACGAACTCTGGCTCGCCGACGGCTGGGCGGACAGGTTCAACCTCGGCCTGCCACGTGAGGACACGGGCTACGGGCATGGTTCCGACGACGTCGATCGGGTACAGGTCGAGGCGGACCTTCTCGTGAACTACCACCGCGCTGTACATGAGCGGACATTGAACTTTGTACGGGACCTGAGCGAGACGGACCTAAACCGGATCATCGACACGTCCTGGGACCCGCCGGTGACACTGCGGGTGCGGCTGGTCAGCGTCATCGAGGACTGCATGCAGCACGCGGGCCAGGCGGCTTACCTGCGGGGACTCCTGGCCTGA
- a CDS encoding sugar phosphate isomerase/epimerase family protein: protein MSRLSLNTATTKNITLAEAVALSTDAGLSHIGVWRDRVAEAGLDKAARLISEAGLSVSSLCRGGFLTAADEEGQATALADNTQAIVEAATLGTRELIMVVGGLPAAGPLIGGPAVDPSAPGAKDVAAARQRVADRIGELVPVAQEHDVRLVLEPLHPMYAADRAVLSTLGQALDLAAPFPAKTVGVVVDTFHVWWDPALEASIQRAGAEGRIASYQVCDWNLPIAADALLSRGYMGDGYIDFETITRWVAATGYDGPVEVEIFNQEIWNSPAAEVLATVKARYESLVEPYL, encoded by the coding sequence ATGAGCCGGCTCTCGCTGAACACCGCGACCACCAAGAACATCACGCTTGCCGAGGCGGTGGCGCTGTCCACGGACGCCGGGCTCTCGCACATCGGCGTTTGGCGTGACCGTGTTGCCGAAGCGGGCCTGGACAAGGCTGCCCGGCTCATCTCGGAGGCCGGCCTGAGCGTCTCCAGCCTCTGCCGGGGAGGCTTTCTCACCGCGGCAGACGAGGAGGGACAGGCTACCGCACTCGCCGACAACACCCAGGCGATCGTGGAGGCCGCGACGCTGGGCACGCGTGAACTGATCATGGTGGTCGGCGGTCTTCCCGCCGCCGGACCCCTGATCGGAGGTCCTGCCGTCGATCCTTCCGCACCGGGGGCCAAGGATGTTGCCGCCGCCCGGCAGCGTGTCGCCGACCGTATCGGCGAGCTGGTGCCCGTGGCGCAGGAACACGATGTCCGGCTCGTGCTCGAGCCGCTGCACCCGATGTACGCGGCCGATCGCGCCGTGCTGTCCACGCTCGGCCAGGCCCTCGATTTGGCGGCGCCGTTCCCCGCGAAGACGGTTGGCGTCGTCGTCGATACCTTCCACGTGTGGTGGGATCCCGCGCTCGAAGCGTCCATCCAGCGGGCAGGCGCGGAGGGGCGCATCGCCTCCTACCAGGTGTGCGACTGGAACCTCCCGATCGCGGCCGACGCGCTGCTCTCCCGCGGCTACATGGGGGACGGTTACATCGACTTCGAGACGATCACGCGCTGGGTCGCAGCCACGGGCTATGACGGCCCGGTAGAGGTGGAGATCTTCAACCAGGAGATCTGGAACTCGCCGGCGGCCGAGGTTCTTGCCACGGTGAAGGCCCGCTATGAGTCGCTCGTGGAGCCGTACCTGTAA